GTCCTCCAGCCTCAGGAGGTCCACCACCGTCCCGTCGCCGGCGAGGAGCGGAAGGTGCCGGATGGTACGGGCCCGCATGAGGTCCAGCGCCTCGGCCGCCCCGAGCCCGGCCGTCGCCACCACCGGCGCGCGGTTCATCACCTCGCCAGCGCTGGCCTCCAGGGAGACGCCACGGAGGATGGCCTTGCGGAGATCGCCGTCGGTGAGGAGTCCGAGCAGGCGGCCGGCGCCGTCCACCACCAGGGCGATCTGCTTCCCGCTGCGGGTGATCCGCTCGATCACCTCGCGCAGGCTCGCCCCCGCGGCCACCAGGACATCGCCGATGGGGCTCATCCAGCGCTCACTCCGCATCCGCCGACCGCTTCTGGATCAAGCGCGCGTCGAGGGACACCGCCCGGAGCAGCTCCACGATGCGCGGGGCGGCGCGGCCGTCGCCATAGGGATTGGCGGCCTCACGCAGCCCCGCGCGGAAGCCCGGCGTGAGCGCCGCCTCGACGCCGCGGACGATGTCCTCCCGGCCGTAGCCGACATCGACGACATTGCGCCCGCGCAGCCGGCCGCGCTGTCGGCTGCCGACATTGACGACGGGCAGCCCGAAGGACGGGGCCTCGATGAGCCCGCTCGAGGAGTTGCCGACCATGACCGCCGCGTGGGAGAGCAGGGAGAGATAGAGGCGGTCGCCCAGGCTCCTGGCCAGCCGGCAGCGCGGCTGGCGCGCCGCGAACTCCTCGATCCGGTCGATGATGACTCGCCCGGCGGTGTCGGCATTGGGATAGGTGATCACCAGCGCGCCCTCGATCTTCTCCAGCGCGGCCAAGAGCTCGTCCACCTGCGCGCCCGCGTCGGCGGACTCGAGGGTCACCGGATGGAAGGTCGCCAGGAGCCAGCGAGCTGCGACGGGAATCCCGAGCGCCCGGGCGGTGTCCTCTCTGGAGAGGAGCGCGGCGGGCCGGATGCGGTCGAGGCCGGGCGCGCCCACAGCGTGGATCCGCCAGCGCTCCTCCCCCAGCTGCGCGATGCGGGTGGCGTGCACCGGCGCGGAGGCCAGGTGCAG
This sequence is a window from Candidatus Rokuibacteriota bacterium. Protein-coding genes within it:
- the neuC gene encoding UDP-N-acetylglucosamine 2-epimerase (hydrolyzing); protein product: MTPPARALGVVSVSRSDWGHLLPVLEEIRRVPDLSLLLLVAGMHLEADFGLTVRAIEADGWPIAARIPMSETDDSPEGIARSTAQGVAGFARAFTETRPDLLVVLGDRFEMLAAAVAALPFALPVAHIHGGEASEGAMDNQIRHAISKLAHLHLASAPVHATRIAQLGEERWRIHAVGAPGLDRIRPAALLSREDTARALGIPVAARWLLATFHPVTLESADAGAQVDELLAALEKIEGALVITYPNADTAGRVIIDRIEEFAARQPRCRLARSLGDRLYLSLLSHAAVMVGNSSSGLIEAPSFGLPVVNVGSRQRGRLRGRNVVDVGYGREDIVRGVEAALTPGFRAGLREAANPYGDGRAAPRIVELLRAVSLDARLIQKRSADAE